The following are from one region of the Chloracidobacterium sp. genome:
- a CDS encoding SRPBCC family protein: protein MKPAEATLSSDTEVLVKRSFDAPAAMVWRAYMEPDLLRRWCTGPPNWSMPVCDMDMRVGGTYQWRWRNDEDGMEFGFTGDVLEVVPHAKIVHTQAFDPGNMGISMGGEPSIITVTFDEIDGITNVATTIKYASQADRDAALATGMTDGMETSYTRLDEVLSAEART, encoded by the coding sequence ATGAAACCAGCCGAAGCAACATTGTCGTCAGATACCGAGGTTCTAGTTAAACGGAGCTTTGATGCCCCCGCCGCGATGGTGTGGCGTGCATATATGGAACCAGATCTGCTGCGTCGCTGGTGTACGGGTCCGCCTAATTGGTCGATGCCTGTCTGCGATATGGATATGCGCGTCGGCGGCACGTATCAATGGCGTTGGCGTAATGACGAAGACGGCATGGAGTTTGGGTTTACCGGCGACGTACTCGAGGTAGTTCCGCATGCCAAGATCGTTCATACGCAAGCTTTCGATCCGGGCAATATGGGCATTTCCATGGGCGGTGAACCGTCGATCATTACCGTGACGTTCGACGAGATCGACGGCATCACGAACGTCGCGACCACGATCAAATATGCGTCGCAGGCCGACCGCGATGCGGCTCTCGCAACCGGCATGACCGACGGCATGGAGACAAGCTATACGCGGCTCGACGAAGTATTAAGTGCAGAAGCCCGCACGTAA
- a CDS encoding dihydrofolate reductase family protein, translating to MRKIIAAEFMTIDGVIQSSPEDGFKYEGWFFGYTDEEAGAVIQRRLGKEVDLLLGRKTFDMWEPYWPTHSHFWPHVMTATKYVASNTRTSSDWQPTVFLGGDLAEKVRELKQTDGPDLYVFGSANLLQTLFKNDLVDEMELMIIPITLGTGKRLFESGTIPASFKVTDSLISPNGNICITYTRDGEVRIGAPQIEEN from the coding sequence ATGAGAAAAATAATTGCCGCAGAATTCATGACGATCGATGGTGTCATACAGTCGAGCCCGGAGGACGGGTTTAAGTATGAAGGGTGGTTTTTCGGATATACGGACGAGGAAGCCGGGGCGGTGATACAGCGGCGACTGGGAAAAGAGGTGGATCTGCTGTTAGGGCGGAAGACGTTTGACATGTGGGAGCCGTACTGGCCGACGCACTCGCATTTTTGGCCGCATGTGATGACCGCGACGAAGTACGTCGCCTCGAACACACGCACCTCGAGCGATTGGCAACCGACGGTCTTTTTGGGCGGCGATCTCGCGGAAAAGGTGCGCGAACTTAAACAAACCGACGGACCCGATCTGTACGTATTCGGAAGCGCGAACCTGCTTCAGACGCTTTTCAAAAATGACCTCGTCGATGAGATGGAGCTCATGATAATCCCGATCACCCTCGGCACCGGAAAACGTCTATTCGAAAGCGGCACCATCCCGGCGTCCTTCAAGGTGACCGACAGCCTGATCTCGCCAAACGGCAACATCTGCATCACATACACACGCGACGGCGAGGTTAGAATCGGTGCTCCTCAAATAGAAGAGAACTAG
- a CDS encoding alpha/beta hydrolase — protein sequence MTLLAGIASAQQKPTTGYAPVNGLKMYYEIHGKGEPVVLLHGAFMAISGDWNDWISELAKTRKVIAVEMQGHGRTADIDRDITAENLSDDVSALLDHLKIPKADIMGYSLGAGVAMQCAIRHPEKVRKVISISAPFRLDGWVKEGREALPNLTAEVFKGTPMEAEYKRLSPTPDKFADFIKHVVAMASKPYDFGADKFAATKAPMFFIHGDADGVRFEHIAEMYRLKGGGNIHGDMQPRPASRLVILPDTTHVTLMNHRQTLVPMVNDFLDAKP from the coding sequence ATGACGTTGTTAGCAGGTATCGCATCGGCGCAGCAAAAGCCGACTACAGGTTATGCGCCGGTTAACGGGCTAAAAATGTATTACGAAATTCACGGCAAGGGCGAGCCGGTGGTGTTGCTGCATGGGGCGTTTATGGCGATCTCGGGTGATTGGAATGATTGGATCAGCGAACTCGCCAAAACGCGCAAAGTGATCGCCGTGGAAATGCAGGGTCATGGTCGTACGGCCGACATCGATCGCGATATTACTGCTGAAAATCTTTCCGACGACGTTTCCGCGTTGCTTGATCATCTAAAGATCCCAAAGGCAGACATAATGGGTTACAGCTTGGGGGCCGGTGTCGCGATGCAGTGTGCGATCCGTCATCCTGAAAAAGTGCGAAAGGTCATAAGCATTTCGGCCCCGTTCCGCCTCGACGGCTGGGTCAAAGAAGGTCGCGAAGCTCTCCCCAATCTCACGGCGGAAGTATTCAAAGGCACGCCAATGGAGGCTGAGTACAAAAGGCTTAGCCCGACACCTGACAAGTTCGCGGACTTCATCAAGCACGTCGTCGCGATGGCTTCGAAACCGTACGATTTCGGCGCCGACAAATTTGCAGCGACAAAGGCACCGATGTTCTTCATCCACGGCGACGCCGACGGTGTGCGGTTCGAACACATCGCCGAAATGTACCGCCTAAAAGGCGGCGGCAACATCCACGGCGACATGCAGCCTCGCCCAGCGTCGAGATTGGTAATTTTGCCCGACACCACCCACGTCACCCTGATGAACCACAGACAAACGCTCGTGCCGATGGTGAACGACTTCCTGGATGCGAAGCCGTAA
- a CDS encoding DUF1801 domain-containing protein translates to MKVNEQIDAYIASHPEPKRSDLQVLHERILQISPGCKLWFLDGKNSEGKVVSNPDIGYGSRPHKYADGTIREFYQIGLSANKTGISVYILGIEDKKYLAETYASTLGKATVTRYCIRFKTLKDINTDVLAAAIRFGFEAQKS, encoded by the coding sequence ATGAAAGTAAACGAACAAATCGACGCGTACATTGCAAGCCACCCGGAACCAAAACGCAGCGATCTGCAAGTGCTGCACGAGCGCATACTACAGATCAGTCCGGGATGTAAGCTGTGGTTTCTCGACGGCAAAAACAGCGAAGGTAAGGTCGTTTCTAATCCGGATATCGGCTACGGATCTCGCCCTCATAAATACGCCGATGGGACGATCCGCGAGTTCTATCAGATCGGCCTGAGCGCAAACAAAACCGGGATCTCTGTCTATATCCTCGGCATCGAAGACAAAAAATACCTGGCCGAAACATACGCCAGCACCCTCGGCAAAGCCACCGTGACCCGCTATTGCATTCGGTTCAAAACTCTAAAAGATATAAACACCGATGTCCTCGCAGCGGCGATTCGGTTTGGGTTTGAGGCTCAGAAATCATAA
- a CDS encoding winged helix-turn-helix transcriptional regulator, whose product MKRDIFQAIADPTRRAIIALIAIQAMTPNAIAENFHTTRQAVSKHLRILAECELVTQSRHGREIYYSLEIEKMKEIDEWLEQYRKIWESRFEQLDVLLAELKQQDKKERKK is encoded by the coding sequence ATGAAACGAGACATTTTTCAGGCCATAGCTGATCCGACGAGGCGGGCGATCATTGCGTTGATAGCGATTCAGGCGATGACGCCGAATGCGATCGCCGAGAATTTTCACACGACGCGGCAAGCGGTTTCTAAACATCTCCGGATACTTGCCGAATGCGAGCTTGTGACGCAATCGCGACACGGCCGCGAAATTTATTACAGCCTGGAGATCGAAAAAATGAAAGAGATCGACGAATGGCTGGAGCAATACAGAAAGATCTGGGAAAGCCGGTTCGAGCAGCTCGATGTTCTGCTGGCCGAGTTAAAGCAACAGGACAAAAAGGAGCGAAAGAAATGA
- a CDS encoding DUF4240 domain-containing protein — protein sequence MKRIYINQTGDSNKFWTIEQAGNSYTVTWGKIGTEGRTTSKSFEDRETCRKEVEKLTNEKLGKGYQEISELSQVQAKPVEDYKPMDEDIFWEVIKLFDWTKTGNDDAVLRPAVKHLASMPVEDIYKFADILSEKLFLLDGITYASNIGEESYKGEDGHFSVDYFLYVRCCVVANGKDYFNRVKANPTEMPKEMDFEPLLYLPADAYNKKTKSEDYDYEPKYNFETFSNTDGWKMEDDKKSWWKLW from the coding sequence ATGAAGAGAATTTACATCAACCAGACAGGCGACTCCAATAAGTTTTGGACTATTGAACAGGCAGGAAATTCTTATACAGTAACCTGGGGGAAAATCGGAACGGAAGGAAGAACAACCTCAAAATCTTTCGAGGACAGAGAAACGTGTCGAAAGGAAGTCGAAAAACTCACCAACGAAAAGTTAGGTAAGGGCTACCAAGAAATTAGCGAACTGTCGCAAGTTCAGGCAAAACCCGTTGAGGACTACAAACCGATGGACGAAGACATCTTTTGGGAAGTAATCAAGTTATTTGACTGGACAAAGACCGGCAACGACGACGCTGTTTTGCGACCTGCCGTTAAGCATCTCGCGTCCATGCCAGTCGAGGACATTTACAAGTTTGCCGATATTTTATCGGAGAAACTTTTTCTATTAGACGGAATTACCTACGCCTCAAACATTGGTGAAGAATCCTACAAGGGCGAGGACGGGCACTTTTCAGTGGACTACTTTTTGTATGTTAGGTGTTGTGTGGTCGCTAATGGCAAAGACTATTTCAACCGAGTTAAGGCAAATCCAACAGAAATGCCAAAAGAGATGGATTTTGAGCCGTTGCTGTATTTGCCAGCAGATGCTTACAACAAAAAAACAAAATCAGAGGACTACGATTACGAGCCAAAATACAATTTTGAAACATTCAGCAACACTGATGGTTGGAAAATGGAAGACGATAAAAAATCGTGGTGGAAATTGTGGTAG
- a CDS encoding DUF2200 domain-containing protein, protein MPNDRVYAMSFAGVYPHYVAKAEKKGRTKDEVDECIRWLTGYTKAGLAKQIETRTSFREFFEKAPKLNPNAPLIRGTVCGIRVEDIEDPLMQKIRWLDKLIDELAKGKTMEKILRKPK, encoded by the coding sequence ATGCCAAACGACAGAGTATATGCAATGAGTTTTGCGGGGGTTTATCCGCATTATGTGGCGAAGGCGGAGAAGAAAGGCCGCACGAAAGATGAGGTCGACGAATGTATTCGCTGGCTCACGGGATACACGAAGGCCGGGCTCGCCAAGCAGATCGAGACGCGGACCAGCTTTCGCGAGTTTTTTGAAAAGGCCCCGAAACTCAACCCAAACGCCCCACTGATCAGAGGTACCGTCTGCGGCATCCGCGTCGAAGACATCGAAGACCCGTTGATGCAAAAGATCCGCTGGCTCGATAAGCTCATCGACGAACTCGCCAAAGGCAAAACAATGGAGAAGATCTTGCGAAAGCCGAAATAG
- a CDS encoding SRPBCC domain-containing protein: MNMEFIVNKETKTVTITKEFDAGLSLVWDAYTKAELLDQWWAPKPFASRTKAMDFTVGGKRFYAMVSPEGVERWVLQKYTSITPKTNFKLFNAFADENENPQLPGSDWDMNFSEQDGKTTVHVSIYNESLERLEQMIEFGFAEGTKAQLQNLEELLKGMRAE; encoded by the coding sequence ATGAATATGGAGTTTATCGTAAACAAAGAAACAAAGACGGTCACCATAACCAAAGAGTTTGATGCCGGGCTGTCGTTGGTCTGGGACGCATACACGAAGGCCGAGCTGCTCGACCAGTGGTGGGCACCGAAACCTTTCGCGTCACGGACAAAGGCCATGGACTTTACCGTTGGCGGCAAGAGATTTTACGCCATGGTCAGCCCTGAAGGCGTCGAGCGTTGGGTTTTGCAGAAATATACTTCGATCACCCCGAAAACCAATTTCAAGCTCTTTAACGCATTTGCAGACGAAAACGAAAACCCGCAATTGCCCGGCTCCGATTGGGACATGAATTTCAGCGAGCAAGACGGAAAGACGACGGTTCACGTTTCTATCTACAACGAGTCGCTGGAACGCCTCGAGCAAATGATCGAATTCGGCTTCGCCGAAGGAACGAAGGCGCAGCTGCAAAATTTGGAAGAACTATTGAAGGGCATGCGAGCAGAGTAA
- a CDS encoding 2-oxoacid:acceptor oxidoreductase subunit alpha, whose translation MTQAGKINDFVVRFANVNGTGSASANALFTKAVFRMGVPVTPKNIFPSNIQGLPTWYEVRVSEKGHLGRREGVDLMIAVNPQSMKKDYADVRQGGYFLYDSSKPLPPDYQRDDITHIPIPLMNLCNAEFTDARQRQLFKNIIYIGALSALIDLEFTVLEGQIAEQFKGKEKLIEPNIRALNIGVDHARENFDCPLDIRVERRDLLGEKILYGGNSACALGAIYAGATVAAWYPITPSTSVVDAFAKYASKYRVDPETGKNNYAIVQAEDELAAIGMVMGASWNGARAFTATSGPGVSLMNEFLGLGYFAEVPTVLIDVQRTGPSTGMPTRTQQSDILLAAYASHGDTKHPLLFPASPKECFEMTAQAFDLTERLQTPVIVMTDLDLGMNDHVTDPLVWDDSRAYDRGKVLTTEQLEFLGSAIDRMQAAVDEHQPVTNGSGNGHMGASLSELDAQTHGDHSATQPLEQFKGKWGRYLDIDGDGIPYRTIPGTHHTRGAFVTRGSSRDEYAVYTEDGSAYQRNMERLSQKWETAKELVPQPVFFSPGMSHESEPGAVVTGHSDGVIFFGTSAYAAAEALEMLAAEGITLDGMRPRGFPFGKAFVEFVDAHERLFVIEQNRDAQFRSLMMIELGTDAAKLISVLNYDGMPITADNIFRQIKERLK comes from the coding sequence ATGACCCAAGCTGGCAAGATCAACGATTTCGTAGTGAGATTCGCAAACGTCAACGGCACTGGTTCGGCATCGGCAAATGCTCTGTTTACCAAGGCGGTGTTTCGCATGGGCGTGCCCGTTACACCGAAGAACATCTTTCCGTCAAACATACAAGGCCTGCCGACCTGGTATGAGGTGCGGGTGAGCGAGAAAGGTCATCTCGGCCGCCGTGAAGGCGTCGATCTGATGATCGCCGTCAATCCGCAGTCGATGAAGAAGGACTACGCCGATGTTCGACAAGGCGGCTATTTCCTTTATGACTCGTCAAAGCCCCTGCCGCCCGATTACCAACGCGACGACATAACACACATTCCGATCCCGCTGATGAATCTCTGCAACGCCGAATTTACCGACGCACGGCAGCGGCAGTTGTTCAAGAACATTATTTATATCGGTGCACTTTCGGCACTGATCGATCTGGAATTTACAGTGCTCGAAGGGCAGATCGCTGAGCAATTCAAAGGGAAAGAAAAGCTGATCGAGCCGAACATCAGGGCCTTGAACATCGGTGTCGATCATGCTCGAGAGAATTTTGATTGCCCGCTCGACATCCGCGTCGAACGCCGCGATCTGCTCGGCGAGAAGATATTATACGGCGGCAATTCCGCTTGTGCTCTCGGCGCGATCTACGCCGGTGCGACCGTCGCCGCGTGGTACCCGATCACGCCGTCGACATCGGTGGTCGACGCTTTTGCGAAATATGCTTCGAAATATCGGGTCGATCCCGAAACCGGCAAGAACAACTACGCGATCGTCCAGGCAGAGGACGAACTCGCCGCGATCGGGATGGTGATGGGGGCCTCGTGGAACGGAGCACGGGCCTTTACCGCGACCAGCGGCCCAGGCGTCTCGCTGATGAATGAATTCCTCGGCCTCGGCTACTTCGCCGAAGTGCCGACGGTGCTGATAGACGTTCAACGCACAGGCCCGTCGACCGGAATGCCGACGCGAACGCAGCAATCGGACATTCTGCTTGCCGCCTACGCATCGCACGGCGACACGAAGCATCCGCTGTTGTTTCCCGCGTCGCCGAAAGAGTGCTTCGAGATGACGGCCCAGGCCTTTGATCTGACCGAACGCCTGCAAACGCCGGTCATCGTCATGACCGACCTGGATCTCGGCATGAACGATCACGTGACCGATCCGCTTGTTTGGGACGATTCGCGGGCGTATGACCGTGGAAAGGTTCTCACGACCGAGCAACTGGAGTTCCTGGGAAGTGCGATAGACCGAATGCAGGCTGCTGTCGATGAGCATCAGCCCGTTACGAATGGCAGCGGAAATGGCCATATGGGTGCATCCCTTTCGGAACTCGACGCACAGACTCACGGTGACCACTCGGCAACTCAACCGCTTGAACAGTTCAAAGGCAAATGGGGCCGATATCTGGACATCGACGGCGATGGAATTCCTTATCGAACGATCCCCGGAACGCACCATACACGCGGAGCCTTCGTAACACGTGGGTCGAGTCGCGACGAGTATGCGGTCTATACTGAGGATGGCTCCGCCTATCAGCGCAATATGGAACGGCTATCGCAGAAATGGGAAACGGCTAAGGAGCTCGTTCCGCAGCCGGTTTTCTTTAGTCCGGGGATGTCTCATGAATCCGAACCCGGAGCGGTTGTCACTGGTCATTCGGATGGCGTGATCTTTTTCGGGACGTCGGCATACGCTGCGGCGGAGGCTCTCGAGATGCTGGCCGCCGAGGGTATTACGCTCGACGGCATGCGGCCCCGCGGCTTTCCGTTCGGCAAGGCGTTCGTTGAGTTCGTAGATGCCCACGAAAGACTGTTTGTGATCGAACAAAACCGCGATGCTCAATTTCGCAGCCTGATGATGATCGAACTCGGCACCGACGCCGCCAAGCTCATCTCCGTCCTAAACTACGACGGCATGCCGATCACGGCGGATAATATATTTAGGCAGATAAAAGAAAGATTGAAATGA